A region from the Actinoplanes sp. OR16 genome encodes:
- a CDS encoding DUF3105 domain-containing protein, which translates to MSMSTPGPERVPSTVKVGKTTGQGKPPTGKPGTNRPAAGRPGAKGGGKGKGRKPVTPVKVSGGRNWGPIALIGAVVLIAAGIIGYGVYASVQGSKPWEEQVAAIDGVVDYRAQKNAQIDDRTHKDGPQTYVTNPPVGGAHNSTWQNCMGDVYTEPIANEHAVHSLEHGAVWVTYKQGLAADQVEKLQSKVEGKDYTFMSPIAGLDKNISVQVWGYQLKVDSADDSRIDDFIRTTRVKASMEPGAACSSGNTTSDPVPAPAASAAG; encoded by the coding sequence ATGAGCATGAGCACGCCGGGTCCCGAACGGGTCCCGTCCACCGTCAAGGTCGGCAAGACGACCGGTCAGGGCAAGCCCCCCACGGGCAAGCCCGGGACCAACCGGCCGGCGGCCGGCCGCCCAGGCGCCAAGGGCGGCGGCAAGGGCAAGGGCCGCAAGCCGGTCACCCCCGTCAAGGTCAGCGGCGGCCGCAACTGGGGCCCGATCGCGCTCATCGGCGCGGTGGTCCTGATCGCCGCCGGCATCATCGGCTACGGCGTCTACGCCTCCGTCCAGGGCAGCAAGCCGTGGGAGGAGCAGGTCGCCGCGATCGACGGCGTGGTCGACTACCGCGCCCAGAAGAACGCGCAGATCGACGACCGGACCCACAAGGACGGCCCGCAGACCTACGTGACGAACCCCCCGGTCGGCGGCGCGCACAACAGCACCTGGCAGAACTGCATGGGCGACGTCTACACCGAGCCGATCGCCAACGAGCACGCGGTGCACAGCCTCGAGCACGGCGCGGTCTGGGTGACCTACAAGCAGGGCCTCGCCGCCGACCAGGTGGAGAAGCTGCAGTCGAAGGTCGAGGGCAAGGACTACACGTTCATGTCCCCGATCGCGGGCCTCGACAAGAACATCTCGGTCCAGGTCTGGGGCTACCAGCTCAAGGTCGACAGCGCCGACGACAGCCGCATCGACGACTTCATCCGGACCACCCGGGTCAAGGCCTCGATGGAGCCCGGCGCCGCCTGCTCCAGCGGCAACACCACCAGCGACCCGGTCCCGGCTCCGGCCGCCTCGGCCGCCGGCTGA
- a CDS encoding bifunctional polysaccharide deacetylase/glycosyltransferase family 2 protein, giving the protein MSVSRRRIPVPRPRWIVLSVVLVLFASLLFVNGVVQGEFAQDGAAESTSETGQVPDEALTGGPIIQTDGTTTTTVSPGDGQIVLTFDDGPDPEYTPEILDVLEEYGVPATFFMIGSEISRHPGLTEDVLDAGHEIGIHTFTHPDMSGKNEWRRSVEMQETQYALAGAAGVTSVIFRPPYSSTVKALDDPTWAVMAEMGAEGYLTVVNNLDSRDWEADVTNDDIVEAVTPDDGAGAILLFHDGGGDRSKTAAALRTVIPSLQEAGYTFTTVAALTGMSTVNPAAPTDDWVLGLGIVSAVQVATKATVWFSALLVILGVLTVLRLVLMLILGRRHARRYRKGDAVWGPPYTEPVTVIVPAYNEKEIIAETLGSLVASTHPIRIVMVDDGSDDGTADIAEGLGYENVTVIRQPNGGKSAALNNGIAHATTDVVVMMDGDTVFEPDTVRLLVQPFADAEIGAVAGNAKVANRNSMIAIWQHIEYVVGFSIDRRAYDVMRCMATVPGAIGAFRRTALQQVNGLSDDTLAEDTDLTIAIIRAGWRVVYEERARAWTEAPSTMPQLWRQRYRWSYGTMQAMWKHRRALFEKGPGGRFGRRGLLNLALFQTLLPLLSPLIDVFLVYGLIFLDPLRTALAWLAMLAIQLISTIWAFRLDSESLKPLWRLPLQQFVYRQLMYLVLIQSVLAALGGIRLGWQKLRRTGGLNALMGSRLPTGDA; this is encoded by the coding sequence GTGTCCGTTTCCCGCCGCCGTATCCCGGTGCCCCGCCCGCGCTGGATCGTCCTTTCCGTGGTGCTCGTCCTGTTCGCCAGCCTGCTTTTCGTGAACGGCGTCGTGCAGGGTGAGTTCGCTCAGGACGGCGCGGCCGAATCCACCTCGGAGACCGGCCAGGTGCCGGACGAGGCGTTGACCGGCGGGCCGATCATCCAGACCGACGGGACGACCACGACGACGGTCTCGCCCGGCGACGGCCAGATCGTGCTGACGTTCGACGACGGTCCGGACCCGGAGTACACCCCGGAGATCCTGGACGTCCTGGAGGAGTACGGCGTACCGGCGACGTTCTTCATGATCGGCTCGGAGATCAGCAGACATCCGGGGCTCACCGAGGACGTCCTCGACGCCGGCCACGAGATCGGCATCCACACCTTCACCCATCCGGACATGTCCGGCAAGAACGAGTGGCGTCGTTCGGTGGAGATGCAGGAGACCCAGTACGCCCTGGCCGGAGCGGCCGGCGTGACCAGCGTGATCTTCCGGCCGCCGTACTCGTCGACGGTCAAGGCGCTGGACGATCCGACCTGGGCCGTGATGGCGGAGATGGGCGCGGAGGGCTACCTCACCGTCGTGAACAACCTGGACAGCCGGGACTGGGAAGCGGACGTCACGAACGACGACATCGTCGAGGCGGTCACCCCGGACGACGGCGCCGGGGCGATCCTGCTCTTCCACGACGGCGGCGGTGACCGGTCGAAGACGGCGGCGGCCCTGCGTACGGTCATCCCGTCGCTGCAGGAGGCCGGCTACACGTTCACCACCGTCGCGGCGCTGACCGGCATGAGCACCGTCAACCCGGCGGCGCCCACCGACGACTGGGTGCTCGGCCTCGGCATCGTCAGCGCCGTGCAGGTCGCCACGAAGGCGACCGTCTGGTTCTCCGCGCTGCTGGTGATCCTCGGCGTGCTCACCGTGCTCCGGCTCGTGCTGATGCTGATCCTCGGCCGCCGGCACGCCCGGCGGTACCGCAAGGGCGACGCCGTCTGGGGGCCGCCCTACACCGAGCCGGTCACCGTGATCGTGCCGGCGTACAACGAGAAGGAGATCATCGCCGAGACGCTGGGATCGCTCGTGGCGAGCACCCATCCGATCCGGATCGTCATGGTCGACGACGGCTCGGACGACGGCACCGCGGACATCGCGGAGGGGCTGGGGTACGAGAACGTCACCGTGATCCGGCAGCCGAACGGCGGCAAGTCGGCAGCCCTCAACAACGGCATCGCGCACGCGACCACCGACGTCGTCGTGATGATGGACGGCGACACGGTCTTCGAACCGGACACCGTGCGGTTGCTGGTGCAGCCCTTCGCGGACGCCGAGATCGGCGCGGTCGCCGGGAACGCCAAGGTCGCCAACCGGAACTCGATGATCGCGATCTGGCAGCACATCGAATACGTCGTCGGTTTCAGCATCGACCGCCGGGCGTACGACGTGATGCGCTGCATGGCGACCGTCCCCGGAGCGATCGGGGCGTTCCGCCGTACGGCCCTGCAGCAGGTCAACGGCTTGAGCGACGACACCCTCGCCGAGGACACCGACCTCACCATCGCGATCATCAGGGCCGGCTGGCGGGTCGTCTACGAGGAGCGCGCCCGCGCCTGGACCGAGGCGCCGTCGACGATGCCGCAGCTGTGGCGCCAGCGGTACCGGTGGAGCTACGGCACCATGCAGGCGATGTGGAAGCACCGCCGGGCGCTGTTCGAGAAGGGGCCCGGAGGGCGGTTCGGCCGTCGCGGCCTGCTGAACCTGGCGCTGTTCCAGACCCTGCTGCCGCTGCTCTCGCCACTCATCGACGTCTTCCTGGTCTACGGCCTGATCTTCCTGGATCCGCTGCGCACGGCCCTGGCCTGGCTCGCCATGCTCGCCATCCAGCTGATCAGCACGATCTGGGCGTTCCGGCTCGACTCCGAGTCGCTGAAGCCGCTGTGGCGCCTGCCGCTGCAGCAGTTCGTCTACCGCCAGCTGATGTACCTCGTGCTGATCCAGTCGGTGCTCGCAGCCCTGGGCGGCATCCGGCTCGGCTGGCAGAAGCTGCGGCGTACCGGTGGCCTGAACGCGCTGATGGGGTCGCGCCTGCCGACAGGGGACGCATAG
- a CDS encoding DUF305 domain-containing protein: MISEVETSGASTDAPGVGTRRIGYVAVATLLVGLILGLGAGLVLPGLRHPGDDSVEAGFLRDMSTHHAQAVEMAMIAHAGSANPDIVTLAADIATTQQGQIGYMQAWLRDWNLSPTGTAEPMAWIPGSDGSIVNGLMPGMATPEQMASLRAATGTELDVQFLTLMRAHHVGGVHMAQEAMELSDNEDVQWIADSMVTAQQGEIQLIDSLLKKVQAG, translated from the coding sequence ATGATCTCCGAAGTCGAAACCTCGGGCGCGTCCACGGACGCGCCCGGGGTGGGCACTCGCCGGATCGGCTACGTCGCGGTGGCGACCCTCCTGGTCGGCCTGATCCTCGGCCTCGGCGCCGGCCTGGTCCTCCCCGGTCTGCGCCACCCGGGCGACGACTCCGTCGAAGCCGGCTTCCTGCGCGACATGTCGACCCACCACGCCCAGGCCGTCGAGATGGCGATGATCGCCCACGCCGGCTCGGCGAACCCCGACATCGTCACCCTGGCCGCCGACATCGCCACCACGCAGCAGGGCCAGATCGGCTACATGCAGGCCTGGCTGCGCGACTGGAACCTCTCCCCCACCGGCACCGCCGAGCCGATGGCCTGGATCCCCGGATCCGACGGCTCCATCGTGAACGGGCTGATGCCCGGCATGGCCACCCCCGAGCAGATGGCATCCCTGCGCGCGGCCACCGGCACCGAGCTCGACGTCCAGTTCCTCACCCTGATGCGAGCCCACCACGTCGGCGGCGTGCACATGGCCCAGGAGGCCATGGAGCTCTCCGACAACGAAGACGTCCAGTGGATCGCCGACAGCATGGTCACCGCCCAGCAGGGCGAGATCCAACTGATCGACTCCCTGCTCAAGAAGGTTCAGGCAGGCTGA
- the glmS gene encoding glutamine--fructose-6-phosphate transaminase (isomerizing): MCGIVGYAGGQPALDIVMDGLRRLEYRGYDSAGVAIVDADALAVEKAAGKLVNLEKALAERIDTGFDEGMTGIGHTRWATHGGPTDRNAHPHVSADGRVAVIHNGIIENFASLRASLEAEGVEFQSDTDTEVAAHLLAAEMRLLRPSLTGPALLAEGMRRVANRLEGAFTLLAVSPDAPGAVAAARRNSPLVVGCGDGENFLASDVSAFMEHTRSAIELGQDQVVLITPAGVEITGFDGSPASGTPLTVDWDLAAAEKGGYDFYMLKEIAEQPQAVADTLLSPFPAVALDDVQKVIIVACGTAYHAGMIARYAIEQWTRLSCDVEPASEFRYREPVLDASTLVIAISQSGETMDTLMALRHARGQGARVLAICNTNGSTIPRESDAVLYTQGGPEIAVASTKAFLTQLVACYRVALELAAARDMPVPGIREALREVPGQLRALLSGAAAIREVAYDLATARQVLFIGRHVGYPVALEGALKLKELAYMHAEGFAAGELKHGPIALIDAGTPVICVVPAPGPLHDKVISNIQEVRARGARTIVIAEENDDAVLPCADELIRVPATPPLLAPLLTTVPMQILACEIAAARGNDVDQPRNLAKSVTVE, encoded by the coding sequence ATGTGCGGAATCGTGGGATATGCCGGCGGGCAGCCGGCGCTTGACATCGTGATGGACGGCCTGCGGCGGCTGGAGTACCGCGGCTACGACTCGGCGGGTGTCGCCATCGTCGACGCGGACGCCCTGGCAGTGGAGAAAGCCGCGGGGAAGCTGGTCAACCTGGAGAAGGCGCTCGCCGAGCGGATCGACACCGGCTTCGACGAGGGCATGACCGGAATCGGTCACACCCGATGGGCGACGCACGGCGGGCCGACCGACCGGAACGCCCACCCGCACGTCTCCGCCGACGGCCGGGTCGCGGTGATCCACAACGGCATCATCGAGAACTTCGCGTCGTTGCGGGCCTCGCTGGAGGCCGAGGGCGTCGAGTTCCAGAGCGACACCGACACCGAGGTGGCCGCCCACCTCCTCGCCGCGGAGATGCGCCTTCTGCGTCCGTCGTTGACCGGTCCGGCTCTCCTGGCCGAGGGCATGCGACGGGTGGCCAACCGGCTCGAAGGCGCGTTCACACTGCTCGCCGTCTCCCCGGACGCCCCCGGGGCGGTCGCCGCGGCCCGGCGCAACTCACCGCTGGTGGTCGGCTGCGGCGACGGGGAGAACTTCCTCGCCAGCGACGTTTCGGCGTTCATGGAGCACACCCGGTCGGCGATCGAGCTCGGCCAGGACCAGGTCGTGCTGATCACCCCGGCCGGCGTGGAGATCACCGGCTTCGACGGCTCGCCGGCGTCCGGCACCCCGCTGACCGTCGACTGGGACCTCGCCGCCGCGGAGAAGGGCGGCTACGACTTCTACATGCTCAAGGAGATCGCCGAGCAGCCGCAGGCGGTCGCGGACACGCTGCTGTCCCCGTTCCCCGCGGTGGCTCTCGACGACGTCCAGAAGGTGATCATCGTGGCCTGCGGGACGGCGTACCACGCCGGCATGATCGCCCGGTACGCGATCGAGCAGTGGACCCGGCTCTCCTGCGACGTCGAGCCGGCGAGCGAGTTCCGCTACCGGGAGCCGGTCCTCGACGCGTCGACACTGGTGATCGCGATCAGCCAGTCCGGTGAGACGATGGACACGCTGATGGCGCTGCGGCACGCTCGTGGACAGGGCGCGCGCGTACTCGCGATCTGCAACACGAACGGCTCGACCATCCCGCGCGAGTCGGACGCGGTCCTCTACACCCAGGGTGGCCCGGAGATCGCCGTGGCCTCGACGAAGGCGTTCCTCACCCAGCTGGTCGCGTGCTACCGCGTCGCCCTGGAGCTGGCCGCGGCCCGGGACATGCCGGTCCCCGGAATCCGCGAGGCGCTGCGCGAGGTCCCGGGCCAGCTCCGGGCCCTGCTGTCCGGCGCCGCGGCGATCCGCGAGGTGGCCTACGACCTGGCCACGGCCCGCCAGGTCCTGTTCATCGGACGGCACGTCGGCTACCCGGTGGCCCTGGAGGGCGCGCTCAAGCTGAAGGAGCTCGCCTACATGCACGCCGAGGGCTTCGCGGCCGGCGAGCTGAAGCACGGCCCGATAGCCCTGATCGACGCCGGCACCCCGGTGATCTGCGTTGTCCCGGCGCCCGGCCCCCTCCACGACAAGGTCATCTCGAACATCCAGGAGGTCCGGGCCCGCGGCGCCCGCACGATCGTCATAGCCGAGGAGAACGACGACGCGGTCCTCCCCTGCGCCGACGAACTGATCCGGGTGCCGGCCACGCCGCCCCTGCTGGCCCCGCTGCTGACCACGGTCCCGATGCAGATCCTGGCGTGCGAGATAGCGGCAGCCCGGGGCAACGACGTCGACCAGCCCCGCAACCTGGCCAAATCAGTGACGGTCGAGTGA
- a CDS encoding glycosyl hydrolase encodes MHLKRLAVALLLLTAGCSGDDDTETTTATATTSPTVAASTTATAETPEVAPYVDIVSGTADIDEVAEKTGQEDYTISFILADSAGSCTATWGGTKALTDTGVQADIAKITALDGDVIVSSGGATGTYLESVCTADQLATAYAAALDAAGSNALDVDIEQSITAATVTRALSTLQADRGTAITLTVPVGGTVLGLTDASIALLQSAKDAGLDVTVNAMTMNFTEENDDWGTSMTTATEAVAADVKSVWTDLSDTEAYAMLGVTPMIGVNDTGPVTETADAQTLLDYAEEKKLGFVRFWSVNRDNGDCATGAVEAACSGIEQTDYAFTKMFTDFAK; translated from the coding sequence GTGCATCTGAAACGGCTCGCGGTCGCGCTCCTCCTGCTCACCGCCGGATGTTCCGGCGACGACGACACGGAGACCACGACCGCGACCGCCACCACCTCACCGACCGTCGCGGCGAGCACTACCGCCACCGCCGAAACGCCGGAGGTGGCGCCGTACGTCGACATCGTCAGCGGCACCGCCGACATCGACGAGGTGGCCGAGAAGACCGGCCAGGAGGACTACACGATCTCGTTCATCCTGGCCGACAGCGCCGGTTCGTGCACCGCGACCTGGGGCGGGACGAAGGCCCTGACCGACACAGGAGTCCAGGCCGACATCGCGAAGATCACGGCGCTGGACGGTGACGTGATCGTCTCCAGCGGCGGGGCCACCGGGACGTACCTGGAGAGCGTCTGCACGGCGGACCAGCTGGCCACCGCGTACGCCGCGGCGCTCGACGCGGCCGGCAGCAACGCCCTGGACGTGGACATCGAGCAGTCGATCACCGCGGCGACGGTGACCCGGGCGCTCAGCACGCTGCAGGCCGACCGCGGCACCGCGATCACCCTGACCGTGCCGGTCGGCGGGACCGTCCTCGGCCTCACCGACGCCAGCATCGCCCTGCTGCAGAGCGCGAAGGACGCCGGCCTGGACGTCACCGTCAACGCGATGACGATGAACTTCACCGAGGAGAACGACGACTGGGGCACGTCGATGACCACGGCGACCGAGGCGGTGGCCGCCGACGTCAAGTCGGTCTGGACGGACCTGAGCGACACCGAGGCCTACGCGATGCTCGGCGTCACGCCGATGATCGGGGTCAACGACACCGGGCCGGTCACCGAGACGGCGGACGCCCAGACGCTCCTCGACTACGCCGAGGAGAAGAAGCTGGGATTCGTCCGGTTCTGGTCGGTCAACCGCGACAACGGGGACTGCGCGACGGGCGCTGTCGAGGCGGCGTGCAGCGGTATCGAGCAGACCGACTATGCCTTTACCAAGATGTTCACTGATTTCGCGAAATAA